GAAGTCGACGAACCCCATTTGGAAGTTGGTTTCAGCTGCGCTATCCTTTGGATTCCTGGTTAGATCATCGTCTTGTTCCCCAACGACCACCTCGTCGTCATCACTGCTGCTAGTGTTGGCATTGAAGGCTCTGTTAAATTCCTCGTCCTCCTGTAACGTATTGGAACCTGCTGTGTCAGAGGGCGTACAACCGAATCTGTTGTCTTGGAATGTGAACCAATCTGAATTCGTAAACAAGCTGCGGCAAAGTAATGAGAAAGATTCAAAGTCataattatatcaaataaaatgtaACAACTGAGGGTTAAAGCAAAGATAATGCGGACACCAGTATCTGTAGAGAAAAAACGAGAAGGAAAAAACTAACCTTCCTTGGTCATCCCCGAGTCTCAAGGATGAAATTACTACTTCCGCAGATTCATCGTCGAAGTACACATCCTGTGTAGTATGAAAACAAAATACCAATTTTCAACATAATGTTATTGATGTACATCCTTGTATGTATTATGGTGTgataaaaaagaacaaaaggGGGAAGAGGAAGTCTGCAAGACTTACATCATCATCTCTATCAAGAGCGTTTTGGTCCTGACGAGAGAAGATAGGAAGAAGATGAATCAATAACAGTTAAATCGTGTCATAATTGAGGGGAAAAGGCGGATACTAGGATGAGTGAATATACCTCTTCATTGTCATCGTTTCCATACATTCTATTCGTAAATGCTTGGCTTAAATTATTGGCCAGAGCAGCAACATCGTAATCCTTGTCTTCCTCATCGCTATCTCTTGTCCTATCTTGTACTGTCGTTGGGCGCCTACATTTAATTTAACAGATGGGTCTAGGAATAGTAACCAAGAGTgaatataaaatctaaaccccCAGGACAAGCTCATGATGAGAAGAAATAACACTGGACTACGACTGTAAGTTGTATAATATCTAGAGTAATCCAAAGTCCCACAACAGGTCACCTTCTAGATtcaatagtatatatatatatgacatataGTATAGAGCAAAAACTGCATTTGATCAGGTCTTACTAATCACGAGTAATTTTATTGATTGTATAACCCTACAGCCAGCAGAACTAAAAAGAACTATAAGACAAACCCACAAAGCATATTTTCCCTAGCGTTAGTCACATTAAGTAAATATCTTTAAGGGTTTTATTATCCACGATTGACAAGGATCACACGTAAACTTTTACATCAATAATATGCATATGTAGCAGTGACTGATCATGCTGATGGTTACTATACGATTAGTGAGCAAGGGTAATGGACATACCCGCATCCCCATCTGTAGACATTCTCAACAGTGTTGCGCTCCTGCAGAACACTACCTTGCCACTCATTCCATTCCCTGTTTTCCTAAACATTTGAGAATGAACAAAGCCCAGTCAGCCAGCACACATAAAAACTGCGCTGAGAGTGAGTGGACACCTCATCGTACGACTCGACTAATGGCTTTATATTCCGTGTAGAGTGACAACAAATGCGGCAGAAGAAAAACTACACAGCAAGAGACTGTAATACCAACCTCAAGGTATCCCTTTAGCTGGTCATTGCTATTACTCAACTGAccaattttatttgatattctTGTGATGTGTCCAATATATCCGACTCGGGGGGGTTTCTTCCCAGTGGCTGTTACAGTTGGCTACCTCACAGAAAAGAAAATGTCAAAGAGTACTTGTCAGGCAAATGAACTTTGGAGCAGTGAATTAATGGCTCTTACTTGGAGCTGCCCACCATGACACTACGTCATATACCAATGAACAGTTAAAACTTTGTGAACACAGCAAATGGTAATACCTGGCTATCACCTGCGAGATCCGAGTCCTTGTCTGAAGCGAGGAATTTTCCAATCATATTGCATTCTCGAAGGATATGGTTAACCATCAAATCGCTCTTGTTTTCGAGACAAGAAAGTATTATAGCCTCCACTTGATGATGCAGAGCATTATTGTATGGGTACCTTCATACGTTAAAAGTGTTTGATTATATAAGATGTAGAAAACGCAACACTGAAATCAAGAGTTTGAAGTTTAGAAAATGCCTACTCAAAAAATAGATCAAGGGTTCTTTTAATTATTCCTGAACTAACTAACTCCTTCTGTGCAGCTTCACTTCCAGTTCTCAACAAAAATGCAATAAACTCCACAATCTGAAAGAACAAATTTGGGATACTGAGTCGAATTAAGCATAgaaactttatatattaaaaaccacTGTTGCTATCGTAGAACTACAACTTTTGGATCAGACCTTTAGACGATGCTTTCCAAGAGGAGGCCTCAGCTCACCATATGTTGTAGGCAATACTGTGCTGTCAGATGCTATATTGAGAAGTATAAGCAAGTCGCCTGcagaaaaaatataatgatcATTTAAGGCCATCGAATACGTAAAACCTGATTTGGAATGTTTGTATGAGACAGTATCCTACATATACAAAAAGTGCTCCGAAAATATCTCAAAACTTTATGGCATTGATGTGAAACCAGTTTCCTTTTAATCAATATAAACCAAAACAGAACAGACAGCATAGCGACTAGCGAGCAGCGAAAATCAAACATGACATGCAAATAGACCTTAAATCCACGCAAATTGGAAGATATCTCACAGAAGAAAATGGTTGGCAGTTGTTTATTTACAAAAGTAGATTATGTGCAATCAATCCCGAAAGGGAAAAGTAATATAATCTTGATAGTCATGTGAAATATTACATCATATGTTCCAACTTACAGAGTTTAGGCAGCATGGCACCAATAGTCTCCTGAGACACTGGGACAGGAGACTCGAACATGTGTTGTTGACCTCTATAAGAAAACATAGATGATGACGCAGCTGATTTTCTCGGATCCAACAGAGAGGTGCATACTGAAAGAGAATGAACTAGACCAGATTTTGAGTGTGAGTCTTCAAAAGCATGACCAAATATCCTAGCAACGAAACTGCATAAACAGGGAAAAAGTTGTGCTGCCACGTCAAATACTTCTGTATCAATATAATGAAGCAATATGAATCAATAACGGAATAAAAGATTACAAACCCAGGGCTAGAGAGTTGTGTAGCTAAAGCTGATGGTGCATTCCGAGAAATTGCACATAATGTTTCTGCAGCATTTGCCTGAACCTCCGGAGGACTCTGATTCAAGTTGGAAAAGATTGCAATAAACTACAAATATCAGATCAGAGTGAAGAAGATGATAAAATAAACTAGGAAAGCCAGATCAGATATCCTAGATTTATCAAACAAAATCATGAGCCTCTTGTAAATATAGAAAAGCTTCACCACTTACAGATGGTTTAAGTTTGTCCACGATCATTTCAAGTAAATTGCTATCTGCGTGCCATTGCATCACATCCAGAAAGTTGGGATAGACTTGATCATCCGCCCCAACCAAGCGAACCAAAACCTAGACAGTGTGACATAAATATCATTGCAAAAATGATCTCTGAGCCACACGGCCCACACCAGGTGCACTACGTCTAAGACAAACCAATTACCTCCATGATGGATGTTATTCCAATCAAATCAACCAGCTGGCAGAAAACATTTTGATGTCCCTGTGATTATCAAAAGTAACTTTGAGAACTGTAGCCAGAGTAGGTAGCCGTAGCTcaacacaaaacaaacataGACAGTTCAACTAGTTTTTCTGTCACAACAAAATAATTGCCAGCAATTCAAATGAGATTAGAGTCATGCCAATCTTATCTTCTTACAATGCAGTAAGTGGGCAGAGATGTATCTGTCAAGAATATATTGGAAAGAACTATGAATTCCGAATTGCACAGTTAACAGAAAAGAAGTCTTACTCTACAATGCTCCTACAAAATTCCAGTAACTAAGtcaaataaatttcataagaTATTACTAaagttctcatttaaaattTCCAGCCACCTAAAGTTCATCCATCATACAGACCCAAATTTGACGGAGATGTACATACTTTTTACAGCTCAAtcaaaatataatcacaaagcTCATGCAAGAAAGGGAGAGAAGAAAATAAGATTAACATCCTTTTAAGTAAAGGTTATTACTTACTTTCACATAATTCATAAGCGCTGCAGTTTTTCTGACCATAAGGCAAATGACAACCTACAGCAAACAGAGACAAGCAGCAGCACATCATGGAGCCTTGAAATAAGTGaagccatatatatatatatatatatatatatatatatatatattaatatatgaatataaacaAAGAAGTACCAGAAGTTGGCTAAATACGCAAACTTATGTAGCATAAGAGAGAGTACCTTGCTAAAATAGCCTGCCAGCAATGCAGTATGAGGACGATTAGGttccagaaaagaaaaaagcaagTCCATCAGCTGCAAGAAAATTAAGCCAACAATTGAGGTAACAATAAAACACATTACAGATGCACAAAAGAAATATACCTCTTGGTCCTCCACCAGAGTTTTTAGAATAACATCAATTTCACATGTAAATATTTCACACGAGACGAATGGAAAcctaagagaagaagaagctatttATTAGCTGGAGAGGAAAAGAATTGAGTAAGACAAGGTAACTCCCAATGAAGCAGCATATATTACTTGAAAACACGTTTACTATCAGGAGTATCATTTGGAGGTTCTTCAACAATGTACCGCAATAACTGCTCCACTTGAGCTTTATCCCTTAGACTGCAAACATTATTAATACACAATAAATAAAGCTTTCCAAGAAAAAATATGGAACTCCTCAACTAAACTAAACCTTCACAAATACAGCAGACACTAGTTTCCATCTGATTCTATGAAaccataaattataaaacaaaaactaacaAATTGATGAGGCGGCTGTTGAAAGCCTTGCATTCTTGAATAATCTCTTCCTCATCAAGAAGCTCTTCCAAGGTGAAATTCTCCT
This region of Raphanus sativus cultivar WK10039 unplaced genomic scaffold, ASM80110v3 Scaffold3634, whole genome shotgun sequence genomic DNA includes:
- the LOC108838421 gene encoding uncharacterized protein LOC108838421, with the translated sequence MFWKLTSLSASSPVETILDKENFTLEELLDEEEIIQECKAFNSRLINFLRDKAQVEQLLRYIVEEPPNDTPDSKRVFKFPFVSCEIFTCEIDVILKTLVEDQELMDLLFSFLEPNRPHTALLAGYFSKVVICLMVRKTAALMNYVKGHQNVFCQLVDLIGITSIMEVLVRLVGADDQVYPNFLDVMQWHADSNLLEMIVDKLKPSSPPEVQANAAETLCAISRNAPSALATQLSSPGFVARIFGHAFEDSHSKSGLVHSLSVCTSLLDPRKSAASSSMFSYRGQQHMFESPVPVSQETIGAMLPKLCDLLILLNIASDSTVLPTTYGELRPPLGKHRLKIVEFIAFLLRTGSEAAQKELVSSGIIKRTLDLFFEYPYNNALHHQVEAIILSCLENKSDLMVNHILRECNMIGKFLASDKDSDLAGDSQPTVTATGKKPPRVGYIGHITRISNKIGQLSNSNDQLKGYLEENREWNEWQGSVLQERNTVENVYRWGCGRPTTVQDRTRDSDEEDKDYDVAALANNLSQAFTNRMYGNDDNEEDQNALDRDDDDVYFDDESAEVVISSLRLGDDQGSLFTNSDWFTFQDNRFGCTPSDTAGSNTLQEDEEFNRAFNANTSSSDDDEVVVGEQDDDLTRNPKDSAAETNFQMGFVDFNTPEKTEEAFAEQPPEWVGWSEPSSDMQVSSGIGLNPFLDDDDDDDSKNMMNLDIPTMPEGKTEPVIPNGSSSPTERSLFEKDVEFVGVEAEGTEKAMEQAMKEGTVGEAGAMKRKMETVENQKAEEESSGVKEFNDNNFWKVDQQVGVLE